A genomic region of Ochotona princeps isolate mOchPri1 chromosome 17, mOchPri1.hap1, whole genome shotgun sequence contains the following coding sequences:
- the TMEM97 gene encoding sigma intracellular receptor 2, with translation MGGACATLRGAERQLRRRVPTRRADCGLLPVSACAAERRVASSAPNRPTMRSPAVRRFLECLLGLYFVAHIPITLCLDLQMVLPRELFAVELRNLLQWYAREFKDPLLQDPPEWFKSFVFCELVFQLPFFPFAAYAFFKGSCKWVRTPAIIYSAHTVTTVIPILATLLFDDFPKGQGPGTFSEKLILISVYLPYLLIPLVLLLFMLRNPYYKSEEKRKKR, from the exons ATGGGAGGCGCCTGCGCGACCCTCCGAGGGGCGGAGCGGCAGCTGAGGCGGCGCGTCCCGACGAGGCGCGCGGACTGCGGCCTCCTGCCCGTGTCGGCGTGCGCCGCGGAGCGCCGAGTGGCCTCGAGCGCGCCCAACCGCCCGACCATGAGGTCCCCGGCCGTCAGACGCTTCCTCGAGTGCCTGCTGGGCCTCTACTTCGTCGCCCACATCCCCATCACCCTGTGCCTGGACCTGCAGATGGTGCTGCCGCGCGAACTCTTCGCGGTGGAG CTCAGAAACCTGCTGCAGTGGTACGCCAGGGAGTTCAAAgaccctctgctgcaggatccccccgagtggttcaagtccttcgTGTTCTGTGAGCTTGTGTTTCAGCTGCCCTTCTTTCCATTCGCAGCATATGCCTTCTTCAAAG GAAGCTGCAAGTGGGTCCGCACTCCGGCCATCATCTACTCTGCTCACACCGTGACCACCGTGATCCCAATCCTCGCCACACTGCTGTTTGACGACTTCCCCAAAGGACAAGGACCCGGGACTTTCTCTGAAAAACTCATCCTTATTTCTGTCTACCTGCCCTACTTGCTCATCCCTCTCGTCCTGCTCCTCTTCATGTTGCGGAATCCCTACTACAAGtctgaggagaagagaaagaagagatga